A genomic window from Microvirga sp. TS319 includes:
- the coaA gene encoding type I pantothenate kinase, which produces MDQPNMISPEADDGLSPYRTFTRDEWAKLRADAPMTLTADEVLQLQSLNDPISLDEVAAIYLPLSRLLSLYVAATQGLFRATQRFLLAEQEEKVPYIIGVAGSVAVGKSTTARVLKALLARWPNTPKVDLITTDGFLLPNAELTRLDLMERKGFPESYDTGKLLRFLADIKAGKRNVKAPLYSHLVYDVVPGEETNVDRPDILIVEGLNVLQPARLPKDGTAIPFVSDFFDFSVYIDAEEDDLHRWYVNRFLRLRHTAFRDPLSYFRRYAELSETDAVAIADGLWNRINLLNLRDNIVPTRQRASLILKKGASHRIETVALRRL; this is translated from the coding sequence ATGGATCAGCCCAACATGATTTCGCCTGAGGCCGATGACGGCCTTTCGCCCTACCGCACGTTCACGCGGGACGAGTGGGCGAAGCTGCGCGCCGATGCGCCCATGACGCTGACCGCCGACGAGGTGCTGCAGCTGCAATCCCTGAACGATCCGATCTCCCTCGACGAGGTGGCGGCGATCTATCTGCCGCTCTCGCGCCTGCTGTCGCTCTATGTGGCGGCGACGCAGGGCCTGTTCAGGGCCACCCAGCGCTTCCTGCTCGCCGAGCAGGAGGAAAAGGTGCCCTATATCATCGGCGTGGCGGGCTCGGTGGCGGTGGGTAAATCCACGACGGCGCGCGTGCTGAAGGCGCTTCTCGCCCGCTGGCCCAATACCCCGAAGGTGGATCTCATCACCACCGACGGCTTCCTGCTCCCCAATGCCGAGTTGACCCGGCTCGACCTGATGGAGCGGAAAGGTTTTCCGGAGAGCTACGACACCGGCAAGCTCCTGCGCTTCCTGGCCGACATCAAGGCGGGCAAGCGCAACGTGAAGGCGCCGCTCTATTCGCACCTCGTCTATGACGTGGTGCCGGGCGAGGAAACGAATGTCGACCGGCCGGACATCCTGATCGTCGAAGGCCTCAACGTGCTCCAGCCCGCGCGCCTGCCGAAGGACGGCACCGCCATTCCCTTCGTGTCGGACTTCTTCGACTTCTCCGTCTATATCGACGCGGAAGAGGACGATCTGCACCGCTGGTACGTGAACCGCTTCCTGAGGCTTCGCCACACGGCGTTCCGCGATCCGCTGTCCTATTTCCGCCGCTACGCGGAGCTTTCGGAGACGGATGCTGTCGCCATTGCCGACGGGCTCTGGAACCGCATCAACCTTCTGAACCTGCGCGACAACATCGTGCCGACCCGCCAGCGCGCCAGCCTGATCCTGAAAAAGGGCGCGAGCCACCGGATCGAAACCGTGGCGCTGAGAAGGCTGTGA
- a CDS encoding YidH family protein, translating to MVTPPVEDKLERSAEHAKKAAAQTQEAAENTQEAAEQTQVAATTAAKATVQLKDSADRRTELAANRTVFAAERTYAAWVRTGLAALASGIGAQKLLEGVVPGWMIVSTGSVLVLFSAFCFAAAVWRQVFTGSQPPQPDVRRLQPSMLVIFNGFLALVSLAALFGLWFGRTGG from the coding sequence ATGGTGACGCCACCGGTCGAGGACAAGCTCGAGCGCAGCGCCGAGCACGCCAAGAAGGCGGCTGCGCAGACCCAGGAAGCGGCCGAGAACACGCAGGAAGCCGCCGAACAGACTCAGGTCGCCGCGACAACCGCGGCCAAGGCCACCGTTCAGCTCAAGGACAGCGCCGACCGGCGCACGGAGCTGGCGGCCAACCGCACCGTCTTCGCGGCCGAGCGCACCTATGCGGCCTGGGTGCGCACGGGCCTTGCCGCGCTCGCCTCCGGCATCGGTGCCCAGAAGCTTCTCGAAGGGGTGGTGCCGGGATGGATGATCGTCTCGACCGGCTCCGTGCTGGTGCTGTTCAGCGCCTTCTGCTTCGCGGCGGCCGTGTGGCGTCAGGTCTTCACCGGATCGCAGCCGCCGCAGCCGGACGTGCGGCGCCTTCAGCCGTCCATGCTGGTGATCTTCAACGGATTCCTGGCGCTCGTTTCCCTCGCGGCCCTGTTCGGGCTCTGGTTCGGGCGAACGGGCGGGTGA
- a CDS encoding adenosine kinase: protein MSQTRIDVLTLGNAIVDVLAHTDEAFLIEKKVHKGAMQLIDEARAEELYRDMGPAIIVSGGSGANTAAGVAALGVKAGFIGKVKNDETGKLFAHDLRAIDVHYDVTPAEDGPATARSFILVTPDGERTMNTYLGACQNLTPDDVKSDTVRAASIVYLEGYLWDPPAAKEAFRKAVAIAHEAGNKVALTLSDAFCVDRYRDEFLGLMRDGSLDILFANIHELQSLYGTSSPESALAALREENLLGVITRSEHGAMVVSRGETLAVPAFPVERVVDTTGAGDLFASGFLAGLVQNLDLTDCARLGGLAAAEIISHLGARPQANLRELAQQEGLLG from the coding sequence ATGTCCCAGACCCGCATCGACGTGCTCACGCTCGGCAACGCCATCGTTGACGTGCTCGCCCATACCGACGAGGCCTTCCTGATCGAGAAGAAGGTGCACAAGGGCGCCATGCAGCTCATCGACGAGGCCCGCGCGGAAGAGCTCTATCGCGACATGGGACCCGCCATCATCGTGTCGGGCGGTTCGGGCGCCAACACGGCGGCGGGCGTCGCGGCCCTCGGCGTCAAGGCGGGCTTCATCGGCAAGGTGAAGAACGACGAGACCGGCAAGCTTTTCGCGCACGATCTGAGGGCCATCGACGTCCATTACGACGTGACGCCGGCCGAGGACGGCCCGGCGACCGCGCGCAGCTTCATTCTGGTGACGCCGGACGGCGAGCGCACCATGAACACCTATCTCGGCGCCTGCCAGAACCTCACCCCGGACGACGTGAAGTCCGACACCGTGCGGGCGGCCAGCATCGTCTATCTCGAAGGCTATCTCTGGGATCCGCCGGCCGCGAAGGAAGCCTTCCGCAAGGCGGTGGCAATCGCGCACGAGGCAGGCAACAAAGTGGCGCTGACCCTCTCCGACGCCTTCTGCGTCGACCGCTACCGCGACGAGTTTTTAGGCCTCATGCGCGACGGCAGCCTGGACATTCTCTTCGCCAATATCCACGAGCTGCAGAGCCTCTACGGCACCTCCTCGCCCGAGAGCGCGCTTGCCGCCCTGCGGGAGGAGAACCTGCTCGGGGTCATCACCCGCTCGGAACACGGCGCGATGGTGGTGAGCCGGGGCGAGACGCTTGCCGTTCCGGCCTTCCCGGTCGAGCGCGTGGTCGACACCACCGGTGCGGGCGATCTCTTCGCCTCCGGCTTTCTCGCCGGGCTCGTGCAGAACCTGGACCTGACCGACTGCGCCCGTCTCGGCGGCCTGGCGGCCGCGGAAATCATCAGCCATCTCGGCGCGCGCCCGCAGGCGAACCTGCGCGAGCTTGCGCAGCAGGAAGGGCTGCTGGGGTAA
- a CDS encoding helix-turn-helix domain-containing protein has product MTPFGQRVRQLRRERGLMLKDMAAHLGVSSAYLSALERGERGKPTWALIQGVLQYFHIIWDEADELTRLADLSDPRVKIDTAGADSRATLLANRLAREIRALTEGDLEDMLAILDHAQDRERRAPVPIQAVQDAV; this is encoded by the coding sequence ATGACCCCCTTTGGCCAACGGGTGCGGCAGCTGCGCCGCGAACGCGGATTGATGTTGAAGGACATGGCGGCCCATCTGGGCGTCTCGAGCGCCTATCTCTCGGCCCTGGAGCGCGGCGAGCGCGGCAAGCCCACCTGGGCTCTGATTCAAGGCGTGCTGCAATATTTCCATATCATCTGGGACGAGGCGGACGAGCTGACCCGTCTCGCCGATCTCTCCGATCCGAGGGTGAAGATCGACACCGCCGGGGCCGATTCCAGGGCGACCCTGCTGGCCAATCGCCTCGCCCGCGAAATCCGCGCCCTCACGGAGGGCGACCTCGAGGACATGCTCGCCATTCTCGACCATGCGCAGGACCGCGAGCGGCGCGCGCCGGTGCCGATCCAGGCCGTGCAGGACGCTGTTTAA
- a CDS encoding Smr/MutS family protein, translated as MTKRRRTRQLSSEERRLWSHVARHVKPMKGKALPPEPEPEEEMSTAPAPKVPLAPPAPLPPLPPQPKQPSLPPLAPVERKTLVALRRGRKDVDSVIDLHGMRQEEAHFALTSFLHRAQNSGCGVVLVITGKGGAASGGIMAEERGILRRMVPHWLRLAELRSLVIGFEEASPQHGGSGALYVRLRRRRGAG; from the coding sequence ATGACCAAGCGCCGCAGGACACGTCAGCTCAGCTCCGAAGAGCGGCGGCTCTGGTCGCACGTGGCCCGTCACGTCAAGCCCATGAAGGGCAAGGCGCTGCCGCCGGAGCCCGAGCCGGAAGAGGAGATGTCGACCGCTCCCGCGCCGAAGGTTCCGCTGGCGCCTCCGGCTCCCCTGCCCCCGCTTCCCCCTCAGCCGAAGCAGCCTTCTCTCCCGCCGTTGGCTCCCGTCGAGCGCAAGACCCTCGTCGCCCTGCGACGCGGCCGCAAGGATGTGGACAGCGTCATCGATCTCCACGGCATGCGTCAGGAGGAGGCGCATTTCGCCCTCACCAGCTTCCTGCACCGGGCGCAGAACTCGGGCTGCGGCGTCGTGCTCGTCATCACCGGCAAGGGCGGCGCCGCTTCGGGCGGGATAATGGCCGAGGAACGCGGAATCCTGCGCCGCATGGTCCCCCATTGGCTTCGTCTGGCCGAGCTGAGATCTCTTGTGATCGGTTTCGAGGAAGCCTCTCCCCAACACGGCGGTTCCGGTGCACTCTATGTCAGGCTCCGCCGCAGGCGGGGTGCGGGATGA
- a CDS encoding murein transglycosylase A translates to MPRAEADSRPAAQARLEPLSFGDLDSWKDDDHAAAFRAFLRSCRALDASAAELRPAQAPERDLLAICRLALKSPDLPRDEARRFFETHFTPFAVVPPAGSGFLTGYYEPEFQGSRTPDSRYTVPLLARPDDLVTIPQGETLPGIDKGLQAARRTGQGYEPYPDRAAIEDGALGTLAKPIVYLREPGEAFIIHVQGSSRIRLTDGSVMRVAYAGRNGRPYTSIGRVLVQRGEMDLESMTLAKLMGWLKDHPGPARELMRQNRSYIFFREANELAPEDGPIGGAGFPLVPGRSLAVDRQLWTYGLPFWLEGDLPLTLERSEPLRRLMIAQDTGSAIVGPARGDFFFGSGDEAGIRAGLLRHAVRFVVLKPKAR, encoded by the coding sequence ATGCCGCGGGCAGAGGCCGATTCGCGTCCGGCGGCTCAGGCGCGCCTTGAGCCCTTATCCTTCGGGGATCTCGATTCCTGGAAGGACGACGATCATGCGGCTGCCTTCAGGGCTTTTCTCCGCTCCTGCCGTGCCCTCGATGCGAGCGCCGCGGAATTGCGGCCAGCCCAGGCTCCCGAGCGCGATCTCCTCGCCATCTGCCGGTTGGCCCTGAAGAGCCCCGATCTGCCTCGTGACGAGGCGCGACGGTTTTTCGAAACGCATTTTACGCCCTTCGCGGTCGTCCCTCCGGCCGGCAGCGGCTTTCTCACCGGCTATTACGAGCCCGAGTTCCAGGGCTCGCGCACGCCCGATTCGCGCTATACGGTTCCCCTGCTGGCGCGACCCGACGACCTCGTGACGATTCCGCAGGGCGAAACCCTGCCCGGAATCGACAAAGGTCTCCAGGCCGCACGGCGCACGGGACAAGGCTACGAGCCCTATCCCGACCGCGCCGCGATCGAGGACGGGGCGCTCGGAACGCTCGCCAAGCCCATCGTCTATCTGCGCGAGCCTGGCGAGGCCTTCATCATTCACGTGCAGGGCTCGTCCCGCATCCGCCTCACCGACGGGTCGGTCATGCGCGTCGCCTATGCGGGCCGCAACGGACGCCCCTATACCTCCATCGGCCGTGTTCTGGTGCAGCGGGGCGAGATGGATCTCGAATCCATGACGCTCGCCAAACTCATGGGCTGGCTGAAGGACCATCCCGGCCCGGCCCGGGAGCTGATGCGGCAGAACCGGTCCTATATCTTCTTTCGCGAGGCCAACGAACTGGCGCCCGAGGACGGTCCCATCGGCGGGGCGGGCTTTCCGCTGGTGCCCGGCCGCAGCCTCGCGGTGGACCGCCAGCTCTGGACCTATGGCCTGCCCTTCTGGCTGGAAGGCGATCTTCCCCTCACGCTCGAACGATCGGAGCCCCTGCGGCGACTCATGATCGCGCAAGATACGGGCTCGGCGATCGTCGGCCCCGCGCGGGGTGATTTCTTCTTCGGCAGCGGCGACGAGGCAGGCATCCGCGCGGGCCTGCTCCGCCACGCCGTGCGCTTCGTGGTGCTCAAGCCCAAAGCCCGATGA
- a CDS encoding Tim44/TimA family putative adaptor protein → MQDSFDITTLIFIVLAIFVIWRLRSVLGQKTGSEQPPFDPLSRRDAPLRPGNPPAEADHNVVHLPGPNGTRPAAEIQTTERWKGFAEPGTPMATALDTIARAEPGFDPAGFLEGAKAAYEMIVTGFATGDRKTLKDLLSRDVYEGFERAITEREQRGERVETTFVSIDKAEMAGAEVYGKTAQIVVRFVSQLITVTRDGSGAVVDGSPDQVAEVTDVWTFARQLGSRDPNWQLVATEAGQ, encoded by the coding sequence ATGCAGGATTCCTTCGACATCACGACCCTTATTTTCATCGTTCTCGCCATCTTCGTGATCTGGCGCCTTCGATCGGTGTTGGGGCAGAAGACCGGCAGCGAGCAGCCGCCCTTCGATCCGCTGTCTCGCCGCGATGCTCCCCTGCGTCCGGGCAATCCGCCGGCCGAGGCCGATCACAATGTGGTGCATCTCCCGGGCCCCAACGGGACCCGACCGGCGGCCGAAATCCAGACCACGGAGCGCTGGAAGGGCTTCGCCGAGCCCGGTACCCCGATGGCCACGGCCCTGGACACCATCGCCCGCGCCGAGCCCGGTTTCGACCCGGCCGGCTTCCTGGAGGGAGCCAAGGCCGCCTACGAGATGATCGTCACGGGCTTTGCGACCGGAGACCGCAAAACTCTCAAGGACCTCCTCTCCCGAGACGTCTATGAGGGGTTCGAGCGCGCCATCACCGAGCGCGAGCAGCGCGGCGAGCGTGTGGAAACAACCTTCGTGTCCATCGACAAAGCCGAAATGGCGGGAGCCGAGGTCTACGGCAAGACGGCCCAGATCGTCGTGCGCTTCGTCTCGCAGCTGATCACGGTGACCCGCGATGGATCCGGTGCAGTCGTCGACGGAAGTCCCGACCAGGTCGCCGAGGTCACCGATGTGTGGACCTTCGCCCGCCAGCTCGGCAGCCGCGATCCCAACTGGCAGCTCGTGGCAACCGAAGCGGGGCAATGA
- the secB gene encoding protein-export chaperone SecB has product MADNPANNGAPGGMPALNALAQYCKDFSFENPNAPRSLQQQSEGPQINLQVNVNAKQLAEADFEVDLTLEGNAKVGNDVLFAFELTYSGVFRVQNIPQDQLHPVVMIECPRLLFPFARQIVADAVRNGGFPPLYIDPIDFVALYRQRASELQSQQGGQTLS; this is encoded by the coding sequence ATGGCCGATAATCCGGCAAACAACGGAGCGCCCGGCGGTATGCCCGCGCTGAACGCCCTTGCGCAGTACTGCAAGGATTTCTCGTTCGAGAATCCCAATGCCCCCCGTTCGCTGCAGCAGCAATCCGAAGGTCCGCAGATCAACCTGCAGGTCAACGTGAATGCCAAGCAGCTGGCCGAGGCCGATTTCGAGGTGGACCTCACCCTCGAAGGCAATGCCAAGGTCGGCAATGACGTGCTGTTCGCCTTCGAGCTCACCTATTCCGGCGTGTTCCGTGTACAGAACATTCCGCAGGATCAGCTGCATCCGGTGGTGATGATCGAATGCCCGCGCCTGCTGTTCCCCTTCGCCCGTCAGATCGTGGCGGACGCGGTGCGCAACGGCGGCTTCCCGCCCCTGTACATCGACCCGATCGACTTCGTGGCTCTCTACCGCCAGCGCGCCAGCGAGCTTCAGTCTCAGCAGGGCGGGCAGACCCTGTCGTAA
- the dnaQ gene encoding DNA polymerase III subunit epsilon, giving the protein MLREIVLDTETTGTDHAKGDRIIEIGCVELLNHIPTGKNYHVYINPEYPVSPGAFAVHGLSDDFLADKRVFAAVVEEFYDFIRDARLVIHNAAFDIGFINAEFARTGHPAIDLADVVDTLTMARRKHPGAANNLDALCSRYGIDNSKRTKHGALLDAEILAEVYIELIGGRQVGFDLTAQPEKGSGNAVRLAAASQREAKPRPMMSRLTDAERAAHAAFIEQLGANAVWRDYIGEAGPDAS; this is encoded by the coding sequence ATGCTGAGAGAGATCGTTCTCGATACCGAAACCACCGGCACCGACCACGCCAAGGGCGACCGGATCATCGAAATCGGCTGCGTCGAGCTCCTCAACCATATCCCGACGGGCAAGAACTACCACGTCTATATCAATCCGGAATATCCGGTCTCTCCGGGCGCCTTCGCGGTGCACGGACTGAGCGACGACTTCCTGGCCGACAAGCGGGTCTTCGCGGCCGTCGTGGAGGAGTTCTACGATTTCATCCGCGATGCGCGGCTCGTTATCCACAACGCGGCCTTCGATATCGGCTTCATCAATGCGGAATTCGCGCGCACCGGCCATCCCGCCATCGATCTCGCGGATGTGGTCGATACCCTCACCATGGCCCGGCGCAAGCATCCGGGCGCCGCGAACAATCTCGACGCGCTCTGCTCGCGCTACGGCATCGACAATTCCAAGCGCACCAAGCACGGGGCGCTGCTCGACGCCGAAATTCTGGCCGAAGTCTATATCGAGCTGATCGGCGGTCGACAGGTCGGTTTCGATCTGACCGCCCAGCCTGAGAAGGGCAGCGGCAACGCCGTCCGCCTGGCTGCGGCGAGCCAGCGCGAAGCCAAACCCCGCCCCATGATGTCGCGTCTGACCGATGCGGAACGCGCCGCGCATGCGGCCTTCATCGAGCAGCTCGGTGCGAACGCGGTGTGGCGCGACTATATCGGCGAGGCGGGGCCGGACGCTTCCTGA
- the coaE gene encoding dephospho-CoA kinase (Dephospho-CoA kinase (CoaE) performs the final step in coenzyme A biosynthesis.), protein MTFVLGLTGSIGMGKSATAALFRRLGVPVHDADAAVHALYRGRAASLIEEAFPGTVTSGVVDRRKLGQAVINDAVKLKRLESIVHPLVREDEENFLRRVSATAPLAVLDIPLLLETGGDARCDAVLVVTAPPDVQRARVVARPGMTEETFNAILAKQMPDADKRARAHFLVDTSRDFASAEAQVRSIMACLAGRPGRRNLRKSL, encoded by the coding sequence ATGACCTTCGTGCTCGGACTGACAGGCTCCATCGGTATGGGAAAATCGGCCACCGCCGCTCTCTTCCGACGTCTCGGCGTTCCCGTGCACGATGCGGACGCAGCCGTCCACGCCCTCTATCGCGGGCGTGCCGCGTCCCTGATCGAGGAAGCCTTTCCGGGCACGGTCACCAGCGGCGTGGTGGATCGCCGCAAGCTCGGTCAGGCCGTGATCAACGACGCGGTGAAATTGAAGCGGCTGGAGAGCATCGTGCATCCGCTCGTGCGGGAGGATGAGGAAAATTTCCTGAGGAGAGTGTCCGCAACCGCGCCTCTCGCGGTGCTCGACATCCCGCTTCTTCTCGAAACCGGCGGGGACGCCCGCTGCGACGCCGTTCTCGTCGTGACCGCGCCTCCCGACGTGCAGCGTGCGCGGGTGGTGGCGCGCCCAGGCATGACGGAAGAGACCTTTAACGCAATCCTGGCTAAGCAGATGCCGGATGCGGACAAGCGCGCCCGGGCGCATTTCCTTGTCGATACGAGCCGGGACTTCGCCTCCGCGGAGGCCCAGGTGAGGTCCATCATGGCGTGTCTGGCGGGACGTCCCGGCCGCCGGAACCTGAGGAAGAGTCTTTGA